TTCATGTTTGGTTTAATACTGTTGTATGGATGAAAAACCTAAAAGGGATgatagtgtttattttttaatttatttggtaCTGTAAAACACCTTTTCAGAATGAGTAAATGCTGCATATGCATTTTGGAGTTGTTAATATGTGAAAGATATTACAGATTCAGCAAGAAAGGAAATTTGTGCTTCCTTGTTGaatgttaaattattttactttgcattttataAGAGTACAAATTAAAACTGAGCCATTGAACTGCAATAAATCAACAATAGTGTCtcatttcaagaaattttttgtactgtacataGATTTGTTCAATAAAACGTCCTTGTTGGTAATCAAGTGTTCAATTTTATGTAGTACATTGCTTTCAAAAGGAATTAGacttatataaggtatatattatGAAAATGTCTATTATGTCTCATAAAGGAATGGCATATTTCAGTTAGTATATTACCATATTTGGattgagtgatttttttaaacaatatagaAAATAGAAGTATCTAAAATTTTACACAAAATAGGcatttttggacattttaacGAATGCCTATATGGAGGAATAAAAGTTGATAGAATTCTGTTTTTACTAAAGTCACTTCAGGTAAGTGGGTTCAGTGTGATATAGTACGTTCTGCAAACTTAGTAGGTGTCGGAACTCTCCGAAGGCAAGAAAGTAGATAAATTTGTCTACACTGGtaattcttcaaaaatgaagaacttCTGGtggaacttaaaaaaacaaagactgaaatcattttgaaatattacaaTATAAATGATGATGAAAATTACTTCCTAGGAAAGAATTTCACTGGGGAAATGAAGTCAGTAAGCTGTAACCCAAAATGATGTCCTTGAGCATGAAGGCTCCTACTTTTTTGGTTCACTAACAAAGGAAAACCCTCCAAACTATTTGCTATAACTTGCAATTGGAAAAAATGGGGCTTTAAgtaggaaaaaaacttttttgatgTGATGAGACCACACtgcaaatagataaatgggataaAATGATTTGTGCATGTTACAAGCATTATGCCTTGAAACACTATGAGTGTTATTGAAACATTCTAGAGCTGAGATCTAAAATGATAGTCTGATTTATGGTCATATGATCTTAGACTCAATATATTCCATATTCAAAATAATGAATGTAGTGAGGTATTTGGACAAAGTTATTGGGGTTTAGataacttttcattttccttttctgaaatttGAAGAATTCTGGGAAGCAACTACTACTAAATAGGCTTCCAAGATAACCAAATTAAGCTGATTTTCATAGCATAATATCTGTACTGATATCAAGAATCAATTGATAAAACAGGGACATGTTTTAACTACATCAAGATTTGAAATAGAGTCAATCCACTAATACTTggaataaaaattgtaaatgatAGAAAGTTTCATGCCTTATTGATGGGTACTGCACGTTGGGGGGAAGAAATGGCTTGTTTATATGTGCTGCCTCTAATTGTCACAACTCAAGGGTAAATATGAACACTGCTCTTTAGACACCaaagctcagaaaggttaacctgattaaaatcacacagctaataaatgcagAGGGTGACTGAAAAATCAGATGTGTCCTAAAACCATGTTTCCATTGTGCCACACACTTTTCCCTACAAATGTAGACCATGAGTGGATCTAATAATCCAAATGGGGTCAGATTTGCCTGAGGATCAGTGATTTCAGAGTCAAAGGATGAAGCCTGGTAGAGAGATATCTGGTTGATGTAGTAGTATCTTCTAGCAGTGATTCTTAAAGCATGGTTTATAGAGCAGCagaatcagcatcacctggaaatttgttagaaatgctaAATTGTGGTCAGGTTGGAGGCCATCTGGCTTAACAaatcctccaggtgattctgatacaagCTAAGGTTTGAAAATCACAGATCTAAAGCAATAAAGTTCTTCGTATTTCCCTAGAAGATAAACTGTTCCCCCTTAAATTTATAGAACCCTCTCAAAAATTAGTTTCCAAGACATTTAAAGAAGTCCCCTATTAATAGCTCCTTAAATGGTTGGGTGAATGGATACTTTAGTAGTAAGATCTAATATCCCAAACCGCTCTAATTGGGacggttttttgttgttttttgctcaAGTTGTATTCAGTAAATGAAACTACCAGAACAGAATTTGATGTAAACAGTGCAAGAAGGTGTGGGGATCAGTTACACTCAAATTCTAGCATGCTAGTTTTATCATTGTGGAGAGTTATACATCCCATTGATACAGAATTTTGCTAAATTTCTCTTCATATTAGGCATGGCTCCCATACCCTGTCTTTGGCTGCAGTCATATTTAAACCCCCCACCTACCCTCATCATGTTATTTTAGTTCATGCATTTGTCACTACTATTCCCTTTCTACTGGTTGTTCACCTTTTTGCCTGTCCCATCTCATTCTTTGATTTAATCCTTCCTAAGCATAACTACTTTGTCAGAAAGCCAGATCTCTTGATTACTCCCCCAGCATTCCTCCTCTCAATAAATGGCAACTAGTTGCCCAAGCCAAAACCTTGTAATCATCCCTGACTCTATCATGCCCTTCAAGCCACCATTTTCTCTAACCTGGACTATTTTAATAGTCTCCTAACTGGGTTCCCTGCTTCTACCCTTACCCTCCCCTTCAATCTTCACACCAGCAACGAAAGTAATCCTGTTCTGAGACAAGTCAGATAATGCCATTCCTGTTTAAAACCTGCCAGTGCCTTCAaagctcatttattcaacaaatattcattggatACCTACCATGTGCGGGCCTCTGTAACAGgcaatgaaagacaaaaatcctGGCATCACAGAGCTCATATTCTACTGGGGGACAACAAACATACAGTATGTTTTCTGAGTATGAGTgctatgcagaaaaataaagtggGTAGGAAATGCATAAATAAGCATGGTGTTGGTGGTGATTTTAAGCAAGATGATGAGGTAAGGCCTCTCTGATAAGGTGACTTTTGAGCAGGAACCTGACTAAAGTATGGGAAAGAGCCATTCAGATATCCAAAGGAAGAATATGCCAGGGGCAAGAGCAAAGGCTTTGAGGCCAGAACCTATGGCAAGTTGAAGGAGCAGATGATAAGGGAACCACTGACTAGTCTGGAGAGATTGACAGAATAATAAGGAAGTCAGAGATAAAAAATGAAAGCTAAAGTCCATATAATGGTCTACAAGGTTGTATATCTACACGATCCAAGACAGTAGTCACTAGCCATGTGTggctattaaaatttaaattcaaataaaacataaaattcagttccttagtTGCACTAAACAGTACAAGAAGCTCAAGAACCACGTGTCTGATAGTTACTGTATTGGACAGCAAAAAACATTTTCACCATCTTGAAAATCATCTTGACAGGTTTTACATCCATGGCTCTTAATTGTGGGTGATTTTGCCCTGCAGGGGACATGTAACAATGTCTGGAGGTAATTTTGGTTGGCACAGTGAGGGAAGGAGGTGCTACTGGCACCCAGTGGGTAGAGGATGGGGATGCGTTAAGCATCCCAAAATGCACAGGACAATCCCCTCGACAAAAGGTTATCctgcccaaaatgtcaacagttgTATGATTAAGAAACCCTGCGTTAGATCAGTCTTGACTGCAACTCTAACACATTGCTCATTGCCTCCTCCTTGCTCAAACGGGCTCCAGTCTCCTGGACTCCTTCCTCAAAATCTCTACTGTTGCTTCTTCCTACCATGCTTCTCCTGCGGCTCACTCACTTTCTTCTGATCTTCAGTCACTTAAAGAAGCTTTCCTTTCAACCTGTATAAAGTACTAACATCCTCTCCCATCCCTGTCTTCTGGATTTTTTTCCATAGCATCTCCTGGCCGACTATATAGTTTCTTACATGTTTACTGTCTATTTCCTCCCAACAAAATGCAAGCATTGCTTTTTGTCCCCAGTACAAAGAACAATAACTGGCAAGTAGGTGCTcaattataatacatttttaatgaacGAATGAAATAAGTTGGACATGCCCTCCACGTGGTCCCGTACCAACATATTTTAGCACTTATCTTGTCATCTCTTTACTAACAACACTCCCAAAAGCTTCTTGAAGAAAGGTCAGGGTCATGTCGCTGAACCTTCAATAGCTAACATAGCAGGCATTCATTaatacttaatttaaaatacGAAGAATTCCTGTGTTGAGTAAATGGTACCCCAAATAACATCCACTGACAATTTCACCATATTTTGAATGCTTTAAGGACTACATGTACAATATATGACTGATAtttagctattatttatttttgagacagggtctcgctctgtcacccaggttggggtgcagtgagtgtggcgcgatctcggctaactacaacctctgcctccagagttcaagcgattctcctgcctcagcctccgagtagctgggattacaggcgtccgccaccatgccaggctaattttttatatttttagtggagacggggcttctttatgttggccgggctggtctcgaactcctggcctcttgtgatctgcccgcctcagcatcccaaagtgctgagattacaggcgtgagccaccgcgcccggccaagctatattttaaacaaatttgctCACCAGGATCTGCAGATGTGTACATTTCAGCTACTAAATGGCAATACCCCAATTAAATGTCAACTGATCAAAAATACgacttaaaaatggaaaaaggcaAGTGACAATGCATTTAGTCTGATTCCTGCTTAGCAGAGCATGACTATTTCTCTCGTAAATGTGTGTTGCTACCATGCCAATAGTAATAACAGCCAAAGTTTAGTAAGAGCTCTTTAGTAAGAGCCCCATGCACTGTTCACCCCGCCCCCACAGCCCCAAGAGGTAGGCATCTCCACTAGATCCACTTCCATTGGAAACTGAAGGGGAAAAGGCTAAGGAGCTTGCTTACAGTCAGGGTAAATGGCGGAGTAAAACCCTGGCAATCTGGCGTCCAGAACCCCCAACCTTAAATTGCGCGCGACATCGCCTCTTCTAAGGCCGAGCCGGCAACAAGGGAAATGGAGGCAAGAGACGGTCCCGCCGTGTTTGAGAGGAAAGTCCGCTGGAaggcggccaggcacagtggattatctatttttaacttttcatactATAATGTTAAAcaaaactaaattattttaatttacttaatttaaGGAACCAAACTACCGGCTCACCCAACTCAGAAGTGGCCGCAGAAGACATTCAAGCACTCCCGGGGGCCCGGCCAGCGGGCGGGGAGGAGCCGCCTCCATTGGCCGGCCCCGCGGCATCACGGGAGCTCGCGGTGCGCCCGGGTGGCGGGCTGCTTTCCACGCACCTGCACCTGCGCAGCCCTCCAAGGCGCTCTTTTGGAGGAGGGACTTCTCTTTCGGTAACCAGCTCCCTTGCGGATAGTCTATGTTCTCcatataaacccagcacttcccttAATTGAGATACGTGGGACTTCACTCCGTCCCCAGCCCGGAACCACAAGTGAGAGCACTGCGTTTCCTGATTGACCTCTTTGGCGATTACTTCCGCCCAGGGGCCTGGAATACTGGAGGCCCTTCGACGGAGAACAACAAGAAAGGCACTTCCGGTGTCTGTTGCCAGGCGCGGGCCCAGTGGGCCGTAGGGGCGACATTGTTGCCGTCGTCTTTCCCCCCAGTCCCGGGGATGGAGATGTCGGGACTCAGCTTTTCAGAGATGGAGGGCTGCCGTAACCTACTTGGCCTACTGGACAACGACGAGATCATGGCCTTATGCGACACCGTCACCAACCGCCTGGTGCAGCCTCAGGACCGCCAAGGTAAGGGCGGACCCTTCACCTAGAAGGCTGCCGCCCCTTCCCCGGCCTCACGCCTACCCCGCTTAGGCAGAATCCTCGGGAATGTTGGCCGTAGCCGCAGATCCACAGCTCTGGAACCACTACGCCGACTTGGGCTGCCGGGTCAAGGCGGGGAGGTGGTGGCGGTGATAATGGCACGGCTTCCAGGTTTTATCCATTAAATATTATGGGCAGCGCTTGTTGATTCAAGGATTCGGAATaagtcatttaaatttttaaaaatttaaaaaaattttctgggGAGCCAGaatgttttgcattttcagtTTCGATCAGCTGAAGAGTCAGCTGCTGCTTGGGCTTTTTTCTTCAAGTTTGAGTGGGAGGAGGATGGCAAACATTTTGTATGTCTCTGGTAAAAAGCAACTACTGTAATTAAATGGCAGGCACCTTGAATCCATGTCTCCTTTTGGAGGCAAAATTTGTCTGAGATGATTTTTCGTACTAGGAATACACACAAGCGAGCTAAATACATATACCGGTGGATTTTTAAGGGGTATTAGTGCTAAGTCTGATTGTGACTAGtccatataaaaatgtaaagcgTTTGTTCATTTTGTGTGTCGGGTagctagttttattttaaatttgctgaATTTTACTTCAAAACGTGAAAAATTCCAGATTCCCATATTAGTATATGATTATCTTTAAAAGATTCTGCCCTTATAAAACTGGGCTTTTCTGCTTAAGTCGGATTTCATTTTTGGcattgaagaaagtcatttgtcaCTTCGAACCATGGACACTAAAAGAGGAAGTTCCAAAGAATTAAGACCGAAAATAGCTTTAGACTTATATGGTTCTTCAGCGTTTATTTTACATGGCTTTCACCTTCTTACAATCATGGTGAGTGTGAATTTGAAATTATAATGGATAAAATGCTGCATTTAATTATAGGGTATCtaaaagcaaataagaaaaaaattcccagTTCAAAAACGTTTAAATGACTTGAATAAACAttcctggggcagggggtgggaaaTAACCCTTAAGCATATGAAAGTATACTCAGCATCTTTGGAAACTAATGAAATGAAAACCAGAAACAGAAGTTGTCTTTTCTGTGTACCagattggaaaaaatatatatatatataaactataaacttCAAGTGTTCATGATCAGGTGAAGCAACTCGTTGACAACTAGTGAAGGGGTTTAAGTTAAAACTGCCactttgaaaaaacaaatttgacATCTCCTAAAATGGCAGATTAGACACATACTCGAGACCTAGTCTTCTCAAACTTGAATATGCTTTTGAATCTCtcagggatcttgttaaaatgcaggttctgaCTCATTAGTTTTAGGGGATGCCCAGAAATTCTGCTTCTAACAAGCTGCAGGTTGATGCTCATACTGCTTGCCACTTTTTGAGCACTGGGAGATATGTATGAGAATGTTCAAAGTAACAGCGTTTGTAATTGGACGCAGAATAGAAGTCTGTAAACAGAAGAGTAGTTGGATACCTTGTGTACAGTCATATAACTAATTATGATATAGCAGTGAAAATGGGTTAGCTATGTATATCAAATTAATCCAGAAAATATTGAATGAAAAGCTGATTACAGaaaactatatactgtatatggaTGGATTGAATTTATAGCACAATTTAAAACATACCAAACTAAATATAGTTCAGGGATACATACTTATGCTGTACAACTATAAAAGAAAGGGGGAATTTTAAAGCAACATTTAGGATAGTAGCTACTCTGAGGTGGATGCGAATAAAGAGGAATAGCATTAGGGAAGAGACGAAATGGGGGCCTCAAAGATAGTAATTTCTTATGTCCTAAGCTAGGAGGTATGCATATGGGAGTTCGTTTTATTGCCATTCTGTATGACTCACACATGTCAGAAATATTCTTTggtcttgtattttaaaatacaagtgggccaggtgtggtggctcacgcctgtaatcccagcagtttgggaggccgaggcaagcggatcatctgaggtcaggagttcaagaccagcctggccaacatggtgaaaccctgtctctactaaaaatagaaaaattagctgggtgtggtggcacacacctgtaaccccttgggagactgaggcaggagaatcccttgaacccaggaggtggaggttgcagtcagctgagatcgcgccactgcactccagcctgggtgacagagtgagactctgtctcaaaagaataaaaattaaaatatataaagatgtaagccctggttctgccactttctAGAAATACAATAAttgggccgggctcggtggctcacacctgtaatcccagcattttgggaggccgaggcgggcgcatcatgaggtcaggagatcgagaccatcctggctaacacggtgaaaccctgtctctactaaaaaaattagctgggcgtcctggcaggcgcctgtagtcccagctacctgggaggctgaggcaggagaatggcgtgaacccgggaggcggagcttgcagcgatcCCAGATCGCgccctgtgctccagcctgggcgacagagcgagactccgtctcaaaaaaaaaaaaaaaaaaaaaaaaaaagaaatacaatcatTGATACCTAATATGGCCTCAACTTTCATTATCTGTAGAGTGAGGAGATAGGACTAAAATTCCTTGACATCTAAAATATTGTTGTAATTGTCCCTATTTTTAGAGGTTGTACATGAATTTAGGACTGTTGGccttattagaaaaaatattttttctcgcttaaatgttttcttaaaatgtaattCTTTAAGAGGAAATGCTAAACTTTCACTATCACTTATGGGAAGTGAAAAGAAGAGATTTTAGGTAAGGGAAGTTTAAGGCATAAAGATGTTAAAAGAAAACTGACAACGgacttcctattttttaaaaatgatgactaTCATGTAACAGCAATAATGCTGTGACGAGAGTTTATAAACATTATTTGATAGAGTTTCTACCGACCTGGCACAAATTTGTAAGTGCCTCATGattttttattaatctttgcAATTTCTTTCTAGATGCTGTTCATGCAATATTAGCATACAGTCAAAGTGCAGAAGAACTTCTGAGGCGTAGAAAAGTCCACCGAGAAGTTATATTTAAGTACTTGGCAACACAGGGGATTGTTATACCTCCAGCTACTGAAAAACACAATCTTATTCAGCATGCGAAAGATTACTGGCAAAGGCAGCCACAACTGAAATTGAAGGAAACGCCAGAGCCAGTTACAAAGACAGAGGACATCCACCTATTTCAGCAGGTAAAATAAATCTTATGGTTGTATTCTGAACCTTTGTTCTGTCTGAAACTTTGTTGATAATCCTAGATCGTGGGGAACATGGTTAATAatgtttgtggggtttttttatttttattttttaagagattctttctctgttgcccaggctggagtgcagtggtgtaatcatagctcactgcagccttgaacttctgggctcaagtgttctgctcacctctgtctcctgagtagctagggctacaggcatgcaccaccatgcctggctaatttttaaaattttttggtagGGATAGGGTCccaactatgttgcccaggctggtcttgatctccagacctcaagtggtcctcccgcctcagctggaattacaggcatgagccaccatgcccagcctattttttttatattttataattttaactttatttcataTCCTATCAATCCTGAAGGAAGGAAGAGACCAGTAAAGCAACTAAGAGCAAAAATATTTCTGACATATAGTGATGCATATATAATCATCTACTGATATGCGAGAAAGTATTTTTCAATATCAGCATCATCAAATGAGGACTATTGGATTTTTAGAGAGTAAACTGCAAGGTTAATTTTAACTTTAGctctgtgtaattttttttcactttagaaGAATTTTATTGCAAATTCTTTCTCACTTTTAAGACGTTTTTGGTATTGCAAAAATGTCATGAAAGgaacttaaaattttactttaaaaaaaattttcttttaagttccagggtacgtgtgcaggtttgttagataggtaaacatatgccatggtggtttgctgcacctatcaacctatcacctaggtatgaAGCCCAGCATGCGTTAGCTATTTTTCTTGATGCCCCCGCCCCCACATTGGaacctaaatattttttatacttttttttttttttaactagaaaaaGTCCTATTGTAGACATTTTCTCCAGCGGACATTGGctgtttctgttctttatatTATCTCCACTGTACATTTTAGATATTGCACAAATATTTAAGTGTTGCTTGAATTAACCTCTATGTAATTTGCAGATTTTTAAACTACATATCACATTTTTTGAATTAATGAGGTTTCACAGTGAGAAAGCTTTGCCTTCACACTAGGAAAGAATCTTTAAGAGCTTTCTTACTTTATGTACTGATAAGAGCATTGACTTTGAAATCATACAAATACGACTTCAAATTAGGGTCTGCAATATACTAGGTGTGTTAAATTAGGCAAATAACCAGTGCCACGCACAGTGCCCAGTGTATTaaatagcaggtgctcagtaaacctAAGATCTCATACATCTCAGTAAAGTACTGTGTTGTGGAACACATGGATGAATGAGATTTAGTGTATCAGGTAGATTTttacagtaactttttttttttttttgagacaaagtctgccctgtcacccaggctggagtacagttggcatgatctcagctcactgcagcctccaccctctgggttcaagcacttctcctgcctcagcctcccaagtagctggaattacaggcatgcgccactacactcagctaatttttgtgtttttactagagatggggtttcaccatgttgtcaaggctggtcttgaactcctaacctcaagtgatctgcctgcctcagcctcccaaagtgccgggattacaggcatgaaccaccacgcccagcttacagtaacattttctgtgaaaaaagagaaataatagaataaaattaatCCCAGTTATAGAAAATAACCTGTTTCAATCACCGTAAGAGTATCTATTTAAAGACAATGAAAATGCTTACTTATATTAACTTTATGTCATGTATATGCAAAATGCATCCATTTAAAGTGAACGTTTTGAAGGTTTTCACATATATACctgtgatatacatatatacctgtgAAAACACTGCCACAATCTGAGAAAACACATAAAtcatcatataatttatatatttttatatattatatatttatatatatgactgttcatactgattttttttttttttttcacacggagtctcactctgttgcgcgggctggagtgcagtgatgctatcttggctcactgcaacctccacctcccaagttcaagtgattctcctgcctcagcctcctgagtagctgggaatacaggtacacgccaccatgtccggctaatttttgtatttttggtagagacggggtttcactatattggccaggctggtctcaaactcctgacctcagcatccgcctgccttgtcctcccaaagtgctgggattacaggcatgagccaccacgcccgccaagttcatactgatttttaaattggcCTTACTAAACCTTACTCTCTTAGCTGAATTTTCAGCAATTTCAGCTGGAAAtttctaaaatgatttttctcCTCTTGAAAAAAGATTTTTACTATGCATAATGGGTTCAGCAAGTTCACATATAGTTCATTTCTCTCTGGTGTAATGGGTTCATTCAAACTTAATAGGCTAGATAGAAAAATAGATATGAAAGTTAAACCTTAgtgttattttgtatttattttatttgtttcaatcAGCAGgtgaaagaagataaaaaagcTGAAAAAGTTGATTTTCGTCGCCTAGGAGAAGAATTCTGTCATTGGTTCTTTGGACTTCTTAATTCTCAGAATCCTTTTCTAGGACCACCTCAAGATGAATGGGGACCACAGCACTTCTGGCATGATGTGAAGCTTAGGTTTTATTACAACACATCAGAACAAAATGTTATGGACTACCATGGAGCAGAAATCGTGAGCCTTCGTTTGCTGTCACTAGTAAaagaagaatttctttttctcagcCCCAACCTAGATTCACATGGACTGAAATGTGCATCTTCTCCTCATGGGCTGGTTATGGTTGGAGTTGCTGGGACTGTCCATCGAGGAAACACTTGTTTGGGCATTTTTGAACAAATTTTTGGACTCATCCGCTGCCCTTTTGTGGAGAATACTTGGAAAATCAAATTTATCAACCTGAAAATTATGGGAGAGCGTTCCCTTGCTCCTGGAACATTACCGAAACCAGCTGTTAAATTTGAACAAAGTGATCTAGAGGCCTTTTATAATGTAATCACTTTATGTGGTACCAACGAAGTACGACATAATGTAAAGCAGGCTTTGGATAGTGGAACTGGGGACCAAGTTTGAGGTAGTGGAAATGAGACATTGCTGAACAAAAGAGAGCTGGGTTTACCTGACCCTCTAAAGCGCTAAGTACTGTCAGCCTGAAAAAAATCTTCTATACAGAAACTCTTCCAAATACTATATCAGTAATGTCTGAATGATTTCAGATGTGAAAATTGACATATTTTAGTTGAAATACCTTTCTGGACTACAGACTTACATATCATGTGAATACTTACCTATTTCTACCCGAGTTGCAGCAAGTATTCTGAAAGCTTAATGCAAATAAATCCCACTTTAGATCTTACAGCTAACTGTGTGCCTTAGAAACCAggtaatattttccttttacttaCTGAATATTCTGCTAATATCTGCACTTTTCATGTGGGA
This region of Gorilla gorilla gorilla isolate KB3781 chromosome 2, NHGRI_mGorGor1-v2.1_pri, whole genome shotgun sequence genomic DNA includes:
- the C2H3orf38 gene encoding uncharacterized protein C3orf38 homolog isoform X2, whose translation is MEMSGLSFSEMEGCRNLLGLLDNDEIMALCDTVTNRLVQPQDRQDAVHAILAYSQSAEELLRRRKVHREVIFKYLATQGIVIPPATEKHNLIQHAKDYWQRQPQLKLKETPEPVTKTEDIHLFQQVKEDKKAEKVDFRRLGEEFCHWFFGLLNSQNPFLGPPQDEWGPQHFWHDVKLRFYYNTSEQNVMDYHGAEIVSLRLLSLVKEEFLFLSPNLDSHGLKCASSPHGLVMVGVAGTVHRGNTCLGIFEQIFGLIRCPFVENTWKIKFINLKIMGERSLAPGTLPKPAVKFEQSDLEAFYNVITLCGTNEVRHNVKQALDSGTGDQV
- the C2H3orf38 gene encoding uncharacterized protein C3orf38 homolog isoform X1; amino-acid sequence: MEMSGLSFSEMEGCRNLLGLLDNDEIMALCDTVTNRLVQPQDRQDAVHAILAYSQSAEELLRRRKVHREVIFKYLATQGIVIPPATEKHNLIQHAKDYWQRQPQLKLKETPEPVTKTEDIHLFQQQVKEDKKAEKVDFRRLGEEFCHWFFGLLNSQNPFLGPPQDEWGPQHFWHDVKLRFYYNTSEQNVMDYHGAEIVSLRLLSLVKEEFLFLSPNLDSHGLKCASSPHGLVMVGVAGTVHRGNTCLGIFEQIFGLIRCPFVENTWKIKFINLKIMGERSLAPGTLPKPAVKFEQSDLEAFYNVITLCGTNEVRHNVKQALDSGTGDQV